In Anopheles gambiae chromosome 2, idAnoGambNW_F1_1, whole genome shotgun sequence, a single window of DNA contains:
- the LOC1269019 gene encoding histone H4, which produces MTGRGKGGKGLGKGGAKRHRKVLRDNIQGITKPAIRRLARRGGVKRISGLIYEETRGVLKVFLENVIRDAVTYTEHAKRKTVTAMDVVYALKRQGRTLYGFGG; this is translated from the coding sequence ATGACCGGCCGCGGCAAGGGAGGAAAAGGACTGGGCAAAGGCGGAGCGAAGCGTCATCGTAAGGTTCTTCGTGATAACATCCAGGGCATCACCAAGCCGGCCATCCGCCGTTTGGCTCGCCGTGGTGGAGTGAAGCGAATCTCTGGCCTGATCTACGAGGAGACGCGTGGCGTACTGAAGGTGTTCCTGGAGAACGTGATCCGTGATGCTGTGACGTACACTGAGCACGCCAAGCGCAAGACCGTCACCGCTATGGACGTTGTCTACGCGCTGAAGCGCCAGGGCCGCACTCTGTACGGTTTCGGAGGTTAA
- the LOC1269020 gene encoding histone H3, producing the protein MARTKQTARKSTGGKAPRKQLATKAARKSAPATGGVKKPHRYRPGTVALREIRRYQKSTELLIRKLPFQRLVREIAQDFKTDLRFQSSAVMALQEASEAYLVGLFEDTNLCAIHAKRVTIMPKDIQLARRIRGERA; encoded by the coding sequence ATGGCCCGTACCAAGCAAACCGCTCGTAAGTCAACTGGTGGCAAGGCACCACGTAAGCAGCTGGCCACCAAGGCCGCCCGCAAGAGCGCTCCGGCAACCGGTGGTGTGAAGAAGCCGCATCGTTATCGTCCGGGAACGGTCGCCCTGCGTGAGATCCGTCGTTACCAGAAGTCGACTGAGCTGTTGATCCGCAAGCTGCCCTTCCAGCGGCTGGTGCGTGAAATCGCTCAGGACTTCAAGACGGACCTCCGCTTCCAGAGCTCGGCCGTGATGGCTTTGCAGGAAGCGAGCGAGGCGTACCTGGTCGGACTGTTCGAGGACACGAACCTGTGCGCCATCCACGCCAAGCGTGTGACGATCATGCCGAAGGACATCCAGCTGGCTCGTCGCATCCGTGGCGAGCGTGCCTAA